In Candidatus Abyssobacteria bacterium SURF_5, the genomic stretch GAGCCGACACATCGATGAGATCCAATCCTCCCCAACTGCAGGCGACGTAAGCTACAGAACCGGATACTATTACATTTTCCGCAAAACTCGAAGTGTTTGACGATCCAATTTGAGCCGGCGACGTGGGATCGGATACATCCAGAATCTGCAGGTGCAGGAAACTGTCTGCAACGTAAGCATATGGATCCGATACATATACACCGGACGCAAAGCCGGGGGTTTCAATTGAACCCACCAGCACAGGATGGGCAGGATCCGATACATCGACAACTCGTAAACCGGCGTCGTCCGTCAGGTATGCATACGCACCCGACAAACAAACATCGTTTGCTCCCGGAATACTGGCGACCCCAACAACATGAGCTGTCAAGGGGTCGGAAACATCGACGATCTCTAATCCGCTCAACCTGCATGCCACATATGCACATGAGCCCGAGACCGCAACCGATGCTGAGTATTGCGGCAAACTCACCGACTTCACCAGAGTGGGCGAAACCGGATTGGATACGTCGACTATCTCCAGCCCTTGATACAAGTTGGCCACATATGCATAGGAACCGGACACGGCGACATCATCGGCTACTGCGGGTGAGCCCGGCATCACAATAGAACCGACTATCTGTGGGTCTGAAGGCGCCGAAATATCAACGATCTGCAGACCGGCAGAGGCGTTGGCAATATAGGCATATTCCCCCTGGACCACTATCCCAAGCGCCTCATCCGGCGTCCCAAGTGTACCCACGGTGGCAGGCGACGCCGAATCCTCAATGTTAACAACAAACAGCCCCGCATCCCGGTCCGTCAGATAAGCATAATTTCCCGCCACTGCGACGTCCCAGGCGTTGCCGGTTTCGACAGAACTCAGTATCTCAGGGATACTGATCGGGCAACCGCCGAACGCGGCCGCCGGAAGAAAAAAAAGAATCAAGAGAAATGATAGAATCATCCTGGCGAATCTCATACAGCCCCTCCTTTGATTAATAATGTTTCGCCTCAACAAATGATAGATTTGGCGAAATGTTATCATCAAGTGAAAAATTTGTCAATAAAAGGAAACGGGAAAGAAAATATTTTAAGATTTTGACAGAAGGCTTTTCTTTTGACAAAGCAACCAAAATCTGCTATATTCCCTTATCATCCTGACCTTATTTTATTCGGAACTGGAGCACATGCCGGAATCGGAAAGAAAGATACGCGTGCTGGTTGCGAAGCCGGGGTTGGACGGGCATGATCGCGGAGTGAAAGTGGTGGCCGCGGCGCTGCGGGATGCGGGCATGGAAGTGATCTATTCCGGACTGCACCAGACGCCGGAAATGGTGGTCGAGACGGCGATTCAGGAGGATGTGGACGTTATCGGCCTGTCGGTGCTTTCGGGCGCCCACATGACGCTGTTTCGGAAAGTGCAGAACCTTCTTGCCGCCCAAGGGGCTCAGAATATCATCCTCATCGGCGGCGGGATCATTCCTGAGGAAGACCAGGAAGAGCTTCTCAAATCCGGGGTTGCAGCTCTCTTTGGCCCCGGCGCCACTACAAGAGACATCATCGAATTCATCCGGCGCGCGTGCGCCGGCAAGTCTTGAAGCACGCGCACATAACCTATTGATTTAACCGCACATCGTAGCTTTGCTCGATCGCGTGCACGAGCAAGGTAAGCAATTCATTGGTCGGCGTGTCGATGCCGACTCCGCCCCCCAGCCATGCCACCGCTCCATTGATCGCGTCAATCTCGGTCCTTCTCTTTGCGACTACGTCCTGCAGCATCGAAGAAACGTTCCTGGCCGTGAGCCGGCACACTTCCTCAACTTGAGCAAGCGGGTTCTCATGCGCCGGTTGAATGTTCTTTGCCCGGCATACCGCAACCGCTTCCTCGACCGCCTGTCTCATGATCCGGCGGCTCCCCTCGAAATCAAGCAATCGTCCATTATGCACCCTCAGGATCGCCGTCAGTGCGTTGATGCCGACATTGATGATGAGCTTGCCCCAGATCGTCGCCTCGAGATTGAACGAGATCTGCGGTTCGAATCCGGCTGATTCCAAAATCGCTTTCGTTTTTTCAAGATATGCCGTCGGCCGATTTGCAGGAGTCCCGATGACCGTCTTCCCGGTCCCGGCATGGATGATGGAACCCGGCCCGACCAGCGTCGCTCCCTGCGACGTGATGCCGCCGATGGTTTTGTCGCTCCCGACGGTGCGACTGATCATTTCGACGTTTCCCAAACCGTTTTGCAGAGTTAAGACCGGCGTATTCGGGCCCACCGCGCCCGCAACATCAAGGATTGCCTTTTCGGTGTCATACGACTTCGTCGCAATAATAACCAGATCCGAATCCGGCAACTCGACCGGACGAGCGGTGGCGCGTACCTTTATCGTACGATTGCCTGAAATCCCCTCAATGCGAATGCCGTCGCGGTCAATCTTCTCGGCCCGCAAAGGTTCATGATCGAGCATAACCACCTCATGGCCCGCCTCCCGTATGATCCCTCCAAAAAGGCATCCGATGGCGCCGGGTCCAACCACGATAACGGTATACGCTTTCTTTGCCATCGGCATGTCACCTCCCCTATCTAGACTTCTTCAACTCTCAGGTTTACCGCCCGCTCGACTTCGTGGCCCGCCTCCAACGTCAGCGGCCATACCGCAACAATGCATGAACCCTGGTAGGTCCTCTCGAAACCCGCCTCCGATTGGGAAACAGTCTCGATCGGAAACCACCACACATCGGCGGCCGGCTTGAATTCCAGAATAATAATCACACCCATCCACCGATCCACCATTTTGACGGCCGGCACATCGTCCAGTTCATTGGTGCTGTTCATGCGGTTGCTGCCAATCCTGCGACCCGCTACCTCATAATACCGATCGTCCGCATCGCCCGCCAAAAGCGTGAGGTTCATCTCGACCGCAAAGGTCGTGCGCCCCGCAGGGATCTCTCCACACCTGATAAGATATTCTGTTTCAATCCCTGCCTCAGAGCTAATTGTATATCGTTTTTCCACCGATAGCTGAATCCTGCCATTCGACCTCAACAGACGACCATTTCGCTTAAATGTGAGCGCCAGCTTCTTTTGCAGGCTGCGCTTGCCGGCAAACTCGTAGGGTTGATCGATAAAATCGCCCTCTTCCCGATAGGCGGCCCCCGCAAAATCCGCAATGCCTGTCTCAGGATGCAGGAAATGGTCCTGAAAATTGCGCCGATCATATACATCGTAATGAAGCAGGGTCTCCAATCCCCTTTCCTTCGCGCGGACAAGATCGTGAATCGATCGTACCGCGCCGGAGCCCGATTCGGCCGATGGCGCTCCGACTATTTTTCGGTGGTAAGCTTCCGGATGCCGGCTCATCACGTCGGTGACATTGAAAAACTTCGGCCGGTAATCGATCTCGGCAACCGAGCCGCCATAGGCCGGGCTTATATAAACCGCATAGCCGGGATTTGTAATCAGCAACTCCTTGAAGCCGTCGCAGTCGTAATCGATCCGCTCGAACTGCACGTCGCTGTCGTCGCCAGGATTCTCCGCTATCCGTTCTGCCTGGAGCAGGTGATGATAATTCGCGTGCCTGAGATAATTCAGGTACAGGCCGCCGAACAGGCCATGCCAGTACGGGCAGTTGCATTGCCCGCGCCATAATTCGCGTTTCGCCTCGGCGGCGCGCTTGCCGGTTAACCGGTTCACTTTCCTGCTCACCACGATC encodes the following:
- a CDS encoding cobalamin B12-binding domain-containing protein, with amino-acid sequence MPESERKIRVLVAKPGLDGHDRGVKVVAAALRDAGMEVIYSGLHQTPEMVVETAIQEDVDVIGLSVLSGAHMTLFRKVQNLLAAQGAQNIILIGGGIIPEEDQEELLKSGVAALFGPGATTRDIIEFIRRACAGKS
- a CDS encoding 2-dehydropantoate 2-reductase, whose product is MAKKAYTVIVVGPGAIGCLFGGIIREAGHEVVMLDHEPLRAEKIDRDGIRIEGISGNRTIKVRATARPVELPDSDLVIIATKSYDTEKAILDVAGAVGPNTPVLTLQNGLGNVEMISRTVGSDKTIGGITSQGATLVGPGSIIHAGTGKTVIGTPANRPTAYLEKTKAILESAGFEPQISFNLEATIWGKLIINVGINALTAILRVHNGRLLDFEGSRRIMRQAVEEAVAVCRAKNIQPAHENPLAQVEEVCRLTARNVSSMLQDVVAKRRTEIDAINGAVAWLGGGVGIDTPTNELLTLLVHAIEQSYDVRLNQ
- a CDS encoding DUF1926 domain-containing protein, giving the protein MEAGISLMFGIHSHQPIGNFDHVFRKAFQRCYHPFLRALSEHPGIRSSLHFSGCLLEWIEANEPAYIDLIARMAERGQIELLSGGFYEPILPVIPLQDAIGQIRMMNDYIRRRFGQRARGLWLAERVWEPHLPSVIAEAGLDYTLLDDTHFIYAGLRPEHLFGYYFVENSGAKTAVFPIDKTLRYYIPFKLPEDTISHLRRLCLEGAPKGITYGDDAEKFGVWPETYKWVYEEKYLERLFSQIEENADWIKMPTFSEFIDSSAPAGRVYLPAASYEEMMEWSMPVEAGIRYQEMVERLKKEGSYPAYRPFIRGGFWRNYLVKYPEANRMHKKMIVVSRKVNRLTGKRAAEAKRELWRGQCNCPYWHGLFGGLYLNYLRHANYHHLLQAERIAENPGDDSDVQFERIDYDCDGFKELLITNPGYAVYISPAYGGSVAEIDYRPKFFNVTDVMSRHPEAYHRKIVGAPSAESGSGAVRSIHDLVRAKERGLETLLHYDVYDRRNFQDHFLHPETGIADFAGAAYREEGDFIDQPYEFAGKRSLQKKLALTFKRNGRLLRSNGRIQLSVEKRYTISSEAGIETEYLIRCGEIPAGRTTFAVEMNLTLLAGDADDRYYEVAGRRIGSNRMNSTNELDDVPAVKMVDRWMGVIIILEFKPAADVWWFPIETVSQSEAGFERTYQGSCIVAVWPLTLEAGHEVERAVNLRVEEV